ACGCGCATCCAACCGGCGTCGCGGAGTTTGGGCAGCAGACCAGCGCGCACGAGTGAGCTTTTTCCGCTACCACTGCTGCCGACTATCGCCAGAAATCGCGCCCCACGCGGCGATTGCGCGCGGGCGATCATACTGGTGATCATAGACTCCCGTCCATAGAACAGCGCTGCGTCTTTCTCTTGAAAGGATTCCAACCCTTTGAAAGGCGATTGTCCTGATGCTGGCTGCGAGAGCGCTGCAATCACGGCATTGACAGTTGTGGTCGTATCCTCGGTGGCAGGGATGGGTGACAGATCGGCCAGGGCGGCAATGTCATCGTAGTCGGTGGCGCACTTCATATCTACTCCGTCAACCTGAATCGGTAGTAATCGCTTGTTCAGGCACAGTGCTGCCGCCACATACCGCCGAAATGTCGCGTCAACAAGTGCAGACTCGCTCACTATAGCGACCACGGTCTCCGCTGCTTCCAATGCGGAATCGCGCTGCTGACGTACGCCGACCCCCGCACGCAGTGAGTCCGGGTCAAACCAAACCTTTAGTCCAATCTCATGCAGCCCGACTGCCAATGCTCGGGCTAGCGTCTCATCAGTATGCAGCAGCATCACGCGACCACTCTCGGTCAAATCTGGGCGAGGGCGCGCTTCAGTCAATAAGGTAATAAGGTCAATCACATGGATCAGATTGTCGTTTCGGATAGCCTGTTCGTCGCGACGCATGGTTCGCAGCAGTGCTACCAGTGCGTTTCGTCCTGGGTACGCTTCCACATCAAGTAGAGCTGTCACGAGTGATCGCACTAGCGTCTCTGGCGGGTCTGTCCAGGTCACGCCACGCAATGCCGGGAAGTCCGTGCCTAGCGCCTGATACGCGACTGCCTGCAAGTCGACACCCGACTCAGACTGCACGAGTAGTATCGGCACGACTTCCCGCTCGGCTGTTGCCGATAAACCTTCCTTGCGCTGGACAAGTGCCTGCACTTCCGGTTCGCGTAACAGTGCGTCCAAGCGATCGTTCAACAGGCTGATGCCTGTATCGACTCGCAAGTATAATCCATCGAGGGCGGCTTGCATGGTGTCCAGATCACGAGCGACAAGCACTGGGCCATATGTTTCATCTCCTGCGAAGGTTTCACGGAGCTGCCATAGGTATTCGCGCATCAGTTTGCGCTTGGCATCTGTGATCTGACCACCTTTGAGGAAACGCTTGCTGTAGAGTGCTGCCAACCGGTCAATGTCGGCGTCGTCCCCATTGACAATGTAGGCCGTCAGGATACGCTGTACCTCTCCTGATGTGATAAACCCTTCGTCGAACAGATCAGGCAGGGTGTAGCGGGATTTATCACGCAAGTCAGTGAGGGCATTGCGCGTCAGCGATTTGAACCGTTGACCTTCGAGATAATTCTCAATCGGGTCACGGAGCGCCTTTACTTCTGGTCGATTCCATACCGCCATCGTCAGTGCCGACAGGACGTGGCCTGTGACCTGATCCAGCACTAAGTCGACGAACATACATTCCCTCTGAAATACATGTGAACAATCATAGTACCCATTGCATTGATTAAAAATCTGTTATTCGAATAAATTATGGTTCGTCTCCAATATGAACGGAGTGTCCCCTGAGGATATCTCAGACAAAAACGCAGTAGCGTATCAGCTATTCTGGGCGGTTCCATACCGTCATCTTCAGCGTCGATAGGACATTATCAGTCACTTTTTCGATCACATTTCAACGAGTATGGAATGCCCTTTAGAGATGTGTAAGGCGTAACGTAGCAACGTATCAAATGATGATATGTTGCTACGTGCATTGCTGCGAGTTATGGTTTTATAACAGACTTTGGCAAACGTATGTCTACGGTCCTATAAACGTGAGCTCGATCTCGTACTCGTCTTGGTAGAGTTCATCAGCAATTGTGATCGATCGCTCCAGAATGTCCACCGACAGTACACTGATATCATCGTCAGTGCCGTCAGGTCGTACAACTGGCTACCTTGGCCACCGTCTTTTCTTTGAGCAGTTCAGCACCACGTGGCTCTTGAACCTACGTATGAATCTTCGTTTTGTCTGCATCTGTCATCCCTTTCTTGAACATGGGATTTCATTTAGACCTGTGTCCATTATGCGGAGGTCAGCATCATACGTCTGGCGAAATTTGGATTCGCTAGCTACAAGTTATAGTGAATGGGAAGCCATCAAATAGATAAGTTCCCCCGCCTGGTCCACCACTCACTTCAGACATTCCTAGATTAGATGCGCCCACATAAAGCGTACCTTCCACCACATTGAAAGGAAATGTCACACTAAGTGTTTTGTCAGAGCCTGAGCCTACTGTAATATCATATACAGCAAAATCAGGGTCGGGAATTGAGCTTGCCCGTATGATGATAAAGTTACCACGGCTTTCAACTAGTCCTAGGTCTTCCATAGCGCTCCACCGTCCTCCAACTGTGCCGCCTCCACTTGTAGATACAGTTAGGGTTGTACCAGCAGTTGCAACAAAATCGATGTAGGTAGCTAGTGTTTCTGGTTCAACAGTTGCAGTGATTGAGGCATCACAAGCATCAAGTCCAATTATGTCTGGGCCTTGTTCGCCACCGTAGTTTGTGCGAACTATCCTAATACTCGGTTCAAGTTGACCAATTTCCAGAAGTTGAAGTGGTAGTGCGTCTACACTTGCATCTGCGTAAGCCTGCACAGTTGGAGCACCAGCGGCGATGCCACTCGCGTCCAATGGGATAATCGCTTGGGTACCTGCTGTAACCATAACGGAGTCATTTCCGACACTGACAACGGCCGATCCCTCTACAAGTGACACGGTCATCACATCACTTGGGACAGCTTGTAAATAAGCAGTTGAGCCGAGGCTGATGGCGACTTCATTAACCAGGAAATCAATCGCGCCTGCGCCATCTGGCGTCTGGATCATTAAGCCGCTGTCCGGTGCTTCGTCACACGGACGGTCCTCACCGCCAGAAGTAAACAAGAATGCTTGCATCGGTCCATAGACCGG
The Phototrophicus methaneseepsis DNA segment above includes these coding regions:
- a CDS encoding SH3 domain-containing protein yields the protein MIKKLRLIPLFVLLIFGATVAVAQDDVDIEPEACMALVEQAYSVTQDACEATGRDEACYGNIRLDATPDSLNFEQTGDLVNVADIESLRLSSMNIDNEEWGVSLLRLRANLPEEDTTQNVELLLFGNVEISQDVDSIDTAAETAPPVTIDITAGNNINVRSTASTSGAVIGVVDGGATVTANARNEAGDWVRINIAEEDATPEYGWVFVSLFTVDGDVNTLSVAAPEDTVIEEQTSDPVYGPMQAFLFTSGGEDRPCDEAPDSGLMIQTPDGAGAIDFLVNEVAISLGSTAYLQAVPSDVMTVSLVEGSAVVSVGNDSVMVTAGTQAIIPLDASGIAAGAPTVQAYADASVDALPLQLLEIGQLEPSIRIVRTNYGGEQGPDIIGLDACDASITATVEPETLATYIDFVATAGTTLTVSTSGGGTVGGRWSAMEDLGLVESRGNFIIIRASSIPDPDFAVYDITVGSGSDKTLSVTFPFNVVEGTLYVGASNLGMSEVSGGPGGGTYLFDGFPFTITCS